A genome region from Euphorbia lathyris chromosome 4, ddEupLath1.1, whole genome shotgun sequence includes the following:
- the LOC136227853 gene encoding protein NRT1/ PTR FAMILY 5.1, whose translation MESKGFTQDGTVDLRDRPALASKTGKWKACAFLIGYEAFERMAFYGIASNLVNYLTTQLHEDTVSSVRNVNNWSGCVWITPIIGAYVADTYLGRYWTFTISSLFYVMGMILLTMAVSLKFMRPICTNGVCNKATSSQITFFYTSLYIIALGAGGTKPNISTFGADQFDDYNSQEKKLKVSFFNWWMFSSFLGALVATLCLVYIQENLDWGLGYAIPTIGLLLSLFIFYLGTPLYRHKVRKSKSPAKDLIEVFIAAFKNRKVQLPNDPSQLHEFELQYYAESGKRQVHYTPVFRCLDKAAIKEGNTTSSTVTQVEGTKLVLGMILIWLVTLIPSTIWAQINTLFVKQGTTLDRTLGSINFQIPAASLGSFVTLSMLLSVPMYDRFFVPLMRKKTENPRGITLLQRLGIGFVIQVTAIAIAYIVEVRRMHIIKVNHITSPKEIIPMSIFWLLPQYVLLGVADVFNAIGLLEFFYDQSPEDMQSLGTTFFTSGIGVGNFLNSFLVTIVDKITGKNGGKSWIGNNLNNCHLDYYYGFLLVISTLNLAAFLWASSRFIYKKEIIRINEGCVEIEGKTLDTSPLGLQV comes from the exons atGGAGTCTAAAGGTTTTACTCAAGATGGAACTGTTGATCTTAGAGATCGTCCAGCTCTCGCTTCCAAAACTGGCAAATGGAAAGCTTGTGCTTTTCTTATTG gatatgaagcatttgagaggatGGCTTTTTATGGAATAGCATCAAATTTGGTGAATTACTTAACAACACAATTACATGAAGATACAGTTTCATCAGTAAGGAATGTAAACAACTGGTCAGGCTGTGTTTGGATAACTCCAATTATTGGTGCTTATGTTGCTGATACTTACTTGGGTCGTTATTGGACTTTCACCATTTCTTCCCTTTTTTATGTCATG GGAATGATACTACTAACAATGGCAGTTTCACTGAAGTTCATGAGACCAATATGCACAAACGGAGTATGCAACAAAGCAACATCGTCACAAATAACATTTTTCTACACATCTCTCTATATAATAGCATTAGGAGCAGGAGGAACAAAGCCAAACATTTCAACATTTGGTGCAGACCAATTTGATGATTATAATTCCCAAGAAAAAAAGCTCAAAGTCTCCTTCTTTAATTGGTGGatgtttagttcatttttgggAGCTTTGGTTGCAACACTTTGCCTTGTTTATATTCAAGAGAATTTGGATTGGGGTTTAGGGTATGCTATACCTACAATTGGTCTTTTACTGTCCTTATTTATATTCTATTTAGGGACTCCTCTTTATAGGCACAAAGTGAGAAAATCTAAGAGTCCTGCTAAGGATTTGATTGAAGTATTTATTGCTGCTTTCAAGAATAGGAAGGTTCAACTTCCTAATGATCCTTCTCAACTTCATGAGTTTGAGCTTCAATATTATGCTGAAAGTGGGAAAAGACAGGTTCATTACACACCAGTTTTCAG GTGCTTGGATAAAGCTGCAATAAAAGAAGGCAACACAACTTCTTCAACAGTAACACAAGTAGAAGGCACAAAGCTAGTTCTAGGAATGATACTAATATGGCTAGTAACCCTAATCCCAAGCACAATTTGGGCACAAATCAACACTCTTTTTGTCAAACAAGGCACAACCTTAGACAGAACCCTAGGTTCAATCAACTTCCAAATCCCAGCTGCTTCCTTAGGCAGCTTTGTCACACTATCTATGCTCCTTTCCGTGCCAATGTACGACCGTTTCTTCGTCCCATTAATGCGAAAAAAGACCGAAAACCCGCGAGGAATCACGCTCCTACAAAGACTCGGAATCGGGTTTGTCATTCAAGTCACAGCCATAGCTATTGCTTATATAGTTGAAGTTAGAAGAATGCACATTATAAAAGTTAACCATATTACAAGCCCTAAAGAGATAATTCCCATGAGTATATTTTGGCTTTTGCCTCAATATGTTCTTCTAGGAGTTGCTGATGTTTTTAATGCAATTGGGTTGCTTGAGTTTTTCTATGATCAATCTCCTGAAGATATGCAAAGTTTGGGGACTACTTTTTTCACAAGTGGGATTGGAGTTGGGAATTTTTTGAACAGTTTTTTGGTGACAATTGTTGATAAAATTACTGGAAAAAATGGGGGGAAAAGTTGGATTGGGAACAATTTGAATAATTGTCACTTGGATTATTATTATGGGTTTTTATTGGTTATTTCTACACTTAATTTAGCTGCCTTTTTGTGGGCTTCAAGTAGGTTTATTTATAAGAAGGAAATTATTAGAATTAATGAGGGTTGTGTTGAAATTGAGGGGAAAACTTTGGATACTTCTCCTTTGGGTTTGCAAGTATAG